CTGCGGGAAGAACGGCTCGGCGAGCAACGGCTTGGCGATCGACTCGCCTCGCCGGACTGACTCCGCAACCCGGGCGAGGGCGTCCTCCAGCACCCAGTTGCCGGAGGTCTCCCCGACGATGCGGAGGGCCTGGAGGATCGGGACGCCTGCGCCGATCATGCTCGAGAAGTTGCGGGCGAACCGGGCGATGGCGATCTTCTTGAACAGCGGTCCGAACACGGGCAGCCGGAGCTTCAGCCGGTCGACCTGCTTCCTGACCTTCTCGGTGTTCTTGTTGTTGCGCCACCAGAGCCAGAACAGGATGCCGACCACGAGCAGGAGCGGCCCGAGCCAGACCATGGACTGCGAAATGACGACGAGGATCTGCGTCGGCAGCGGGAGCTGCCCGCCGAAGCCCTCGAACATCTTCTTGAAGATGGGCACGATGAACACGAGCATGACGACGACGGCGACGAGCGACATGACCAGGACCACCACGGGGTAGGTCATCGCCGACTTGATGGTCGAGCGGAGTTTCACCTCCTTCTCGAAGTTCGTCGCGACCGACTCCAGCGCGTGGTCGAGGAAGCCGCCGGCCTCGCCCGCCCGGATCATGTTGATCATGAGCGGGGGGAAGTCCTCGGAGTGGGCCGCCATCGCCGTCGACAGCGCAGTGCCCTCCTCGACGTCCTCGCGGACCTTGTTCATGATCTCCGGGAGCCGCTTGCCCTCGGCCTGGTCGGCGAGGATCGTGAGGGTCCGCAGGATGGAGATGCCGGACCCGATCATCGTCGCCATCTGCCGGCTGAGGATCGCGAGCTCCTTGAGCTTCACACGGTGCTGGAAGCCGGGGATGGAGATCTCCCGTTGGAGACCCGTCCCGGTGCCCGCCGCGCTGATCGCGACGGGTGAGAGCCCCATCGACTGCAGACGGGACACCACGGCGCCTTCGCTGGGCGCGTCCAGCCGGCCCTTGACGAGCTTCCCGGCCATGTTGCGGCCGGTGTACGCGTACCCGGTCACCCCGGCCATCAGCGCACCGTCCCGGAGTACGAGTCGCCGAAGTCGATGTCGGAGGCGGCGATCGCGCGAGCGGAGGCCTCGGTGGGCGACTCGACGCGTTGCACGAGCCTCCCGAAGCCGGACGGGTCGTGCGCCTTGTCCATGCCGGTGCGGTGCGTGATGACGCCGCGGTTGACCAGGTCGGCGAGTTGCTGGTCCATCGTGTGCATGCCGAGGTCACGGCCGGCCTGCATCATCGACGCGATCTGGTAGGTCTTGCCCTCGCGGATGAGGTTCGCGATGGCCGGCGTCATCTTCAGCACCTCCGTGGCGACGGCGCGGCCTTTGCCGTTGGAGCGTTTGACGAGGGTCTGGCAGACGACGCCCTGGAGCGTCGCGGCGAGCTGGGCTCGCACCTGATCCTGCTGGTGCGGCGGGAAGACGTCGATGACGCGGTCGATGGTCTGGGGCGCGTCCTGCGTGTGCAGCGTGGCGAAGACGAGGTGACCCGTCTCTGCCGCCGTCAGCGCCACCGAGATGGTCTCCAAGTCACGGAGCTCGCCGATCAGGATCACGTCGGGGTCCTGACGCAGCACGTGCTTCAGGGCGTTGCCGAAGCTGTGGGTGTCGTGGCCGACCTCCCGCTGGTTCACGATCGAGCTCTTGTGGGAATGCAGGAACTCGATCGGGTCTTCGACCGTGACGATGTGGTCGCTCCGCGTGGCGTTCACGATGTCGATCAGCGCCGCGAGCGTGGTCGACTTGCCGGAGCCGGTCGGGCCGGTGACGAGCACAAGACCACGCGGCAGCCCGGCGAAGTCGCCGACTTGCGCCGGGATCCCGAGCTCGGCGAGCTGCTTGATCTCCGTCGGGATCAGGCGGAAAGCCGCGCCGTACGCGCCGCGCTGCTGGTACAGGTTCACGCGGAAGCGGGCGTTCGCGGAGATCGTGAACGCGAAGTCGAGCTCGAGCTCGCGCTGGAAGACCTCGGCCTGACGCTCGGTCAGCAGGCTGAACAGTGCGCGCTCGACCCGAGGCCGGTCCCACGATGCGCCCGCCCCGACGGGCCGGAGACCGCCGTCGACGCGGATCATCGGCGCGGCGCCGACCGTGACGTGCAGGTCCGAACCGCGCTGCTCGATGATCTGGCGCAGCGCTGCGATCAGCTCGGGGTCGGCCTTCGCGAGCGCCTCGCGCTCCACGTCGGTCAGCGTCTCCACGTAATCCGACGGGGCTTCCTCCTGCCACGGGACGGTCGCGGCGACCGGTGGAGCGACCGGTGGGGCGCTCGGTGGTGCGCTCGGCGGCGCCATCGCCGGGATCGGGATAGTCGGGATCGTCGCCCCGTAGCCCGGCGCGGGCGGCGGATAGCCGCCGAGCGGCTGGGCCGCCGGCGGCGGGAACACCGGGACGGCCGGACGCAGTACGTCGGCCTCCGGCAGGCCCACTGGCGCCGGCGCGGGCGGAGGCGGCGTGGGGAACCACTCGCGCGGCGCCCCGTGATCCGGCACCACCGGGATCTCGTAGATCGGCTTGTCCACTCCCTGCTCCCATTCGTTCATGCGACCACCCGCAGAATCTCCTCGATCGATGTGACGCCGAGCTTGACCTTCTCCCAGCCGTCCTCGCGCAGCGTCAGCATCCCCTGCGCCCGGGCCACGCGCTCGATCTCCGCGCTGGACGCCCGGCTGACGGCGAGGCGCTCGATGTCCTCCGTGACCGTCATCACCTCGTGCAGGGCCAGCCGTCCGCGGAAGCCCGTGTTCGAGCAGAAGGTGCAGCCGACCGGCTGGAAGACGGTCGGGAGCTCGTCGACGCCGTCCGGCTGCACGTTGAGGCGTCGGAGGTCCTCCTCCGAGAGCTCCTTGCGGGCCTTGCAGCGCTCGCACAGGCGGCGCGCCAGGCGCTGGGCGACGACGCAGTCGAGCGCGGAGCCGACCAGGAACGGCTCGATGTCCATCTCCACGAGCCGGGTGACCGCGCTCGGCGCGTCGTTCGTGTGCAGGGTCGAGAGCACGAGGTGGCCCGTCAGCGCCGCCTCGATGGCGATCTGCGCGGTCTCGTGGTCGCGGATCTCGCCCAGCAGCACCACGTCGGGGTCGCTGCGGAGGATGCTGCGCAACGCGCTCGCGAAGGTCAGACCCGCCTTCGGGTTGACCTGCACCTGGTTGATCCCCGCCATCCGGTATTCGACCGGGTCCTCGACGGTGATCACGTTGATCTCCGGCCGGGAGACGGCGTTGAGGGTCGTGTAGAGCGTGGTCGACTTGCCCGAACCGGTCGGGCCGGTGACCAGGATCATGCCGTACGGCTTCGAGTACGCGGTCTCGAACGCCTTGGCGTTCCGTTCCAGGAGGTTGAGGTCGCGGAGCGTCATGCTGGTGTTGCTGTTGTCCAGGATCCGCATGACGACCTTCTCGCCCCACACGGTCGGGAGGGTCGCGACGCGCAGGTCGATCTGCCGTCCGCCGTGGACGACCGACATGCGGCCGTCCTGAGGCTTTCGCCGTTCGGCGATGTCGATATCGCTCATGATCTTGAGCCGACTCGTGACACCGTTCTGAACGCTCTTCGGCGCGCTCTGCATCTCGTGCAGCACACCGTCGATGCGATAGCGGACGCGGAGCTCGTTCTCCCCCGGTTCGATGTGGATGTCGGAGGCGTGGTCCTGGATCGCCTGGCTCACCAGCAGGTTGACGAAGCGCACGATCGGCGCGTCGTCGTCGCTTGGGTCCGAGAGCGCGAGGGTGGCCTGTTGTGCGGCCGCGTTCTCCTCCTCCAGCGTGTTGGAGAGGTCGCTGAGCTCGTCGTCGGCGCGCAGATAGCGGTCGATCGCGCCGGCGAGGTCCGTTCCCTCCGCCACGAACAGGCGGACGGGCGCGTGCGCCGCCGCGCGGACATCGTCGAGCGCGATCACGTCGCCAGGGTCGGCGGTGGCGACCACGAGGGTGTCGCCGTCCCAGCCGATCGGGAGCACCATGTGCCGACGGCAGATCGCCGCGGCGACGTGGGCGACGGCAGAACGGTCGACCGGGTAGTCGACCAGCTCGACGAAGGGGACGCCCGCCATCGCCGCACGGGCCTGGGCGAGCTGCACGGAATTGATGGAGCCGCGCGCGAGCAGCTCGCGCGCGATCGCCTCATCGGCGGCAGGGTCGGTGGAGACACGGTCCAGGTACTCGATGGGCAACAGGCCGTGCAGGATCAGGATCTCTGTTATGGACGCCACGGGGACCTCCTCGGATAGCAGGCCTGCCGGCGTCGGGTCACCGGCAGAGCATCGCCGTCCCCCGGGCGAGTCTCCGGGCGGGGCGAAGCCCTGTCACCCTAACTTCCGCTGAGGCTCGCTCAACAGTCCCGCTTGCGGGTGCCCCATTAAAGGGGGACAGCGCTCTCAGCGGCGCCGGAGGTCGCCGCGACGGCTCGCGAGGTAGACAAGGACACCGGCCAGCACGGCGCAGCCCATCGTCGTCATCCAGAACGGGAGGGTGCCCGCGGCGTGACCGGAGACGGCCTGCACGATGCCGACCACGAAGCTCACCAGCGCGACGACGAGCGCCACGGCCGCGAAACCGACCATCGAACGGCCGACCGTGTCGGTGTATTGCAGCAGCTGTCTCCACACCCTTCCATTGTCCCGTACCGGGGAGGCCGGGAACGACGAAGGCCCCCGGCAAACGCCGGGGGCCTTCGTGGTACGGACTGCCTACACGCTTAGTTGTAGGTGCCCGGGGTGTAGTCGTCCGAGCTGAAGCTGTCGAAGTCGACGAAGCTCAGGTCGTTCTCGCTGAACGCGGAGTCGTCGGCGAAGATGCGGTTGGGGTACCGCTCCGCCTTGGCCTCCTCCGTCGCCTCCACCGAGACGTTCCGGTAGCGGGACAGGCCCGTGCCGGCCGGGATGAGCTTACCGATGATGACGTTCTCCTTGAGACCGATCAGCGGGTCGGACTTGCCCTCCATGGCCGCCTGCGTCAGGACGCGGGTGGTCTCCTGGAAGGACGCGGCCGAGAGCCACGACTCGGTCGCCAGCGAGGCCTTGGTGATACCCATGACCTCCTGACGGGCGGACGCCGTCTTCTTGCCCTCGGTCAGCGCAGCACGGTTGATCTCGTTGTACTTCGACCGGTCGACGAGCTCACCAGGGAGCAGGTCGGTGTCGCCGTGGTCGACGACCGTGACCTTGCGGAGCATCTGACGGACGATGACCTCGATGTGCTT
This genomic stretch from Leifsonia sp. EB41 harbors:
- a CDS encoding GspE/PulE family protein yields the protein MASITEILILHGLLPIEYLDRVSTDPAADEAIARELLARGSINSVQLAQARAAMAGVPFVELVDYPVDRSAVAHVAAAICRRHMVLPIGWDGDTLVVATADPGDVIALDDVRAAAHAPVRLFVAEGTDLAGAIDRYLRADDELSDLSNTLEEENAAAQQATLALSDPSDDDAPIVRFVNLLVSQAIQDHASDIHIEPGENELRVRYRIDGVLHEMQSAPKSVQNGVTSRLKIMSDIDIAERRKPQDGRMSVVHGGRQIDLRVATLPTVWGEKVVMRILDNSNTSMTLRDLNLLERNAKAFETAYSKPYGMILVTGPTGSGKSTTLYTTLNAVSRPEINVITVEDPVEYRMAGINQVQVNPKAGLTFASALRSILRSDPDVVLLGEIRDHETAQIAIEAALTGHLVLSTLHTNDAPSAVTRLVEMDIEPFLVGSALDCVVAQRLARRLCERCKARKELSEEDLRRLNVQPDGVDELPTVFQPVGCTFCSNTGFRGRLALHEVMTVTEDIERLAVSRASSAEIERVARAQGMLTLREDGWEKVKLGVTSIEEILRVVA
- a CDS encoding type II secretion system F family protein: MAGVTGYAYTGRNMAGKLVKGRLDAPSEGAVVSRLQSMGLSPVAISAAGTGTGLQREISIPGFQHRVKLKELAILSRQMATMIGSGISILRTLTILADQAEGKRLPEIMNKVREDVEEGTALSTAMAAHSEDFPPLMINMIRAGEAGGFLDHALESVATNFEKEVKLRSTIKSAMTYPVVVLVMSLVAVVVMLVFIVPIFKKMFEGFGGQLPLPTQILVVISQSMVWLGPLLLVVGILFWLWWRNNKNTEKVRKQVDRLKLRLPVFGPLFKKIAIARFARNFSSMIGAGVPILQALRIVGETSGNWVLEDALARVAESVRRGESIAKPLLAEPFFPQMVTQMIAVGEDAGSMEIMLEKVASFYDDDVEATTEALTSLIEPLLIGFLGVVVGGMIVCLYLPIFQITSLIH
- a CDS encoding type IV pilus twitching motility protein PilT, with translation MNEWEQGVDKPIYEIPVVPDHGAPREWFPTPPPPAPAPVGLPEADVLRPAVPVFPPPAAQPLGGYPPPAPGYGATIPTIPIPAMAPPSAPPSAPPVAPPVAATVPWQEEAPSDYVETLTDVEREALAKADPELIAALRQIIEQRGSDLHVTVGAAPMIRVDGGLRPVGAGASWDRPRVERALFSLLTERQAEVFQRELELDFAFTISANARFRVNLYQQRGAYGAAFRLIPTEIKQLAELGIPAQVGDFAGLPRGLVLVTGPTGSGKSTTLAALIDIVNATRSDHIVTVEDPIEFLHSHKSSIVNQREVGHDTHSFGNALKHVLRQDPDVILIGELRDLETISVALTAAETGHLVFATLHTQDAPQTIDRVIDVFPPHQQDQVRAQLAATLQGVVCQTLVKRSNGKGRAVATEVLKMTPAIANLIREGKTYQIASMMQAGRDLGMHTMDQQLADLVNRGVITHRTGMDKAHDPSGFGRLVQRVESPTEASARAIAASDIDFGDSYSGTVR